From the genome of Glycine soja cultivar W05 chromosome 14, ASM419377v2, whole genome shotgun sequence:
TCCAATGGAAATATCCAACTCCACTTGCTTCCTTACTTGCACCTTTTCATCctcactaagccattgaagcttATACGGCCTAGGATGTAGTTTTATGACTAAATTCAATTTAGACACAAGTCTTGCACTTGCCATATTGGTACAACTCCTTCCATCAATGATCATCATGCAAACTTTGCCATTGATCAAACATCTAgtgtggaaaatgttttctctttgaCTTTCCTCCATAGACTTCAATTGATGGccaagtaaccgcctaatcatcaacaattctcCCTctggtgttttctccacttccTCCTCATCATCCTCACTCTCTTCTCCGTTTTCAACTTCGGACTTACTAATGTACTCTCCGTCTCTAAGAATCATGGCTTtcttgttagggcactcatatgCATAATGTCCCAAGCCTTGGCACCGAAAGCACTTCACATCCtgactttttttttaggatTGTTCTTGGAATTTTGGAGGAGTTTTTGATGGTATAGGTGTTGCATTAGAGGTGGCAACCCCTTTACCCTTGTCcttccaactagaagaaccatAATTAGGGGAACTCCTTTTGGCCAcaccttttcttttcaattgtTGTTCTACTCGGATTGTTTTGTGAAGCAAATCCtccatttcaacaaattcctggagctcaacaatatcacaaATATCACTATttaaaccattaagaaatctaGCCATAGTTCCTCTTCATCCTCTTTTATCTTGGCTTGAATCATGAACAACTCCATTTCTTTATAGTATTCCTCAACGCCTTTGCTACCTTGGGAAaacttttgaagtttgaattttaaGTCCCTAATATAGCTTGCTggcacataccgcttcctcatgatccGTTTCATCTCAACCCAAGTTTCCACCAAAGGCTCCTCATTTCTATCTCTCTCCCTTTGCAatttgttccaccacacaagagcataatCTGAGAATTCCGCAACTGCTAGCTTCAATTTTTGGGCCTCCTCATAGGTGTTACATGAGAAGATATGCTCTATCTTGAGCTCCCACTCCAAATATGCCTCCGGATCACTTTTGCCTTTAAAGGGAGGAATGTTGAGCTTGACTCCTTCAATTTGGTTTGGCCTTGGACCACCACCATTTCCTCCTCTCCTTTCTTCCTCATGACGTTCACGATTCTCTAATCCTTTAATTCTTTCATATAACTCCTTGTTGTTCTCCCTCAATAGTCTTTGCATTTGAGCATTGAGAGCATCCAACAAGAATATTTGTGCCCCATCCAATTGATGTTCACCACCACCTgacatattcaaaataaaaataataatagttataaagaaaatagaacCTCACTACACTCAAGTGTATCTCTCaaatattgcttttttttttaaattttgtacacTCTTGCCTTTTTCCACTCTAGAATTCTCCTTGAGTTCTAAAGCAATTCAAGATAAAGTTTACACAAAGTTCAACCACCAATTTGTGACAAGGAAAAGGCTTAGGGTTAGGCTAACAAAAGCTTAGAACAAGGATGAAAAATTCCAGCTACTAcacaatgagattttttttgaaGGAATTAAACTTCATAATTTGGTAATTCAAACCTTCTAAGAACCAATTATATTACCTTTAAGAATTTTTGAAAGCTATTATAGCATGAATCATTCAgcccaaatattttttttttaaataagtttctgttttttttaaataagaaattaaaggcctaatttttgcaatggttcagcctcaataaaaaaaaaatagcatgaacaaggtaatataaaatggcAAGGAAGAAATTAGAAGGATGTTACCAAGAAATTTCAACCCAAACActcttgaaaaacccttgaacaGGAGCTCTGATAACCAAAATGATGTAAACCCATTTGCAGAAGGGTTGAAGATGGATATTCaaaggtttttctttctttttatttatgaaattttattgaaagagagaaaaagtgaCGAGTTTATGGAGGGTTGAATGTAAGGTATTTGGTTCAAAGTTTGAATGTGTTTGGAAGGAAAATGAAGATGATAACAATGGTGTTCAAGTAGGATTAAAGAATGAaggtttagaaagatgaagaaggaaaatgaaGAAAGGGGTTGGAAGAATCACTCCTCGGGAATTGGTATCACACACAAGGTGGTGTTCCTTGATaaaccaatttcttgaatcactcaagtaactaaggagattcactctcacactttagaaggtgattaaaaactcaaattcaaggtCTATTTTCTTATTAGAAAATGTGCagcctataaataggaatgACATCAAGTTGGTTACATAAGTGAaatgatcaccaataacaacaattgatggtgtcattaaacctaattaaaactagaattgataacaacaattgatggtgtcattatacctaattaaaactagaattaagacACATAAACATATGGAAAATTGTGCAACTCCTTGGTCAGCCAAGAGGCAGCCACAATCCTAGAGTTTTCACcttattaaaccttaattttttttaaattaaaacaagctCATAGGTGGTGCAAATCCCAAGAGAATTGACAGCCACTTTAACACAAGTTTGGGCCtttatttcaactaacaaaatgctaataaaaccACTCAACAAAAGTGGAACCCTCTACTCTTCTTGGAACATGGTGCAATTAACAATCCGAAGCTTCTCCACTTGTAACTTGGGCCTAAATTCAAATAGCATGGTTAACactgttgaagagcttccttggccttctttgttctaacccttgtcataggtcctccaagtccttctaaAGGTTCCTTGCCCTTATTCCTTGCCTTGTCCTCATCAGCTTTGGACTTGTTATTTTCTTCACTGTTTTGGGTGTTTAATGGAAAAAATCCATTATCCAATGAAGTTTTGGGTAAAAGACATCTCATTTCAGCCTTCTGTAAACATAACACAGAAACAAAATGTTATAGAAGGTGGAAATTATAGAACAATAAGGTATAAAGTTagccaaaaaaatcatattgtACTTGTTCAAAATATGGCAGAAAGATGAAGATAAATTACTAGCATACCTGCATTTCAAGAAGCTGGGTTTTGGACTCAGAAAAAGAAATTGTATTAATTGTTTCTGTTGGATAGTGGACCTGGAGGACTCAACAACAATGAGACACTCAGGGTGAATAACATAATTAAGAACAAAGAGACACTCAGGGTGTACAAGGTCCAAGTATAAGCCTTTACCATGAGATAGTCATCTGTGTTATCATCAATGACAAAACCATACAGATATAGAAGTTCCTGCACCAAGTGCAAAAATAAGGAAACAATTATTAGTACTTGAAATATGCTTCAAAGTAAATTATAATTCAACCTTCAACTGAATAGAAGATTCACTCTGTCTCATGCATTCTGTAAAATATATATGCATCCATGTATTCATAAGTACAAGTGAACTCAAATAAGTTGAAGGGCCAAATCTACAGTACAATGCATTGTTGCGGTTTATTGAGAAGACAATTATATATCTGGTTCAATTAAACCTTTTTCagtcaaattgaaaaaactgcTAACAAGACATTGCACCGGTGTTGACCGCATGAAAAGTCTCCCCTTTGCAAGCTTCTCTGCTAGCAGCTTAAAAGATTAATGCttaaaatgaaaggtaaaaaTGAAACAGAAAAGCAAActagaataaaagaaatgaaaggatTTCACCACAGAACCCATTCAATATCCTAATTCTACACGTAATCAGTTCACAtttcttaagtcatttatttatattcatttaaagagaaaatgttgcAGCGGTTGATTTACCAATTTGACGATTAGAGCTTTCTCGTGACGCAGGTGAGACAACTTTTCTCGAAGCTCTTCAGCAGTGGCGAATAATTTACCGCCAAGATATCCTCCGTGCCCTCCAACGACAGTTATCATCTTGCCATGAGACAAAAGTCGGCACCGCCTACACAGAACGGTTCGAAGTTGGTGGTGTTTCTTCTTCTGCAACATAGCACGCACACAATCAGCGTTTCGAAATTCAGCAAAAATGATGCTTCCAAAATTCAACCTATATTGACACAATACCAATTCATAGGTTTTAGGATCAACGTAGCCAGGGGCATCGGCATCGGAAGTGTGTAACGGAGCGCCACAGCGGTAGCAAGAAGCGACGACTCTAGATGCTTTAATAGCAttgtctttcttctttctcttctttttgttttctttcagaATGAGCTTAGCATCTTTGAAGGATTGTTGGCGTTCGAGGAACTTCTCATCGGGAGAAGGAGCGGCGGCGCCGGTGCCTTCCAAATTGGCGGCGAGCAAATGCGATTTCTAAGAGCGAGGGAATTCGCAGAGAATGAGGGAAGGCTTGTGGTAAGGAATTGCGGGAATTTGGTATTGGGAAGAGAAAGAGGTAAGAGGAAAGTGGATAGAGTTTTAAGCGCCATTGTTTCTTTCTCTGCTCCTCCTTCTTGACATTGACTTGCTCCTccttcctcttcttccttctccacaAGAAGCCACACACACCTctgtttctttctctcttccttcATTATTGGCAAGGATCGTCTCGTCGTGGTTGGGATCGGGGCGGGGGAAGCCGTCTAGGTAGGTGAGGGCTCTGGCCCCGGAGGCCGGAGGACGGCGGCGACAGAGTGGGAAAGTGGCTGCGGAGCCTCACTTGCTCGCTCACTCACTTCACTAGCGTAAGCTAGGGCAGAAGAACTCGAGCGGCTATAAGTGTTTGAAAGTAGGGGCCAGGGCATATGAGATGCAATTAAACTAAGACTGGCTTACGTAGTAGCCATGGTTCACTTATTAAtcctaattacaaaattgtcattacCTTACATTCTAAAATGgttctttataattattttagaatgtgcaacataaaaaatattatttttctcccaaattacaaaattgttaTCGCATCTTATTCTAAGATGGTCATTCAGAAACGTTTTAGAAACAACGTCGTAAATAATTACTTTTCTACTAGTGTACAACAATAATATCGTGTCCCTTCCAAAGGTGGTctatataaactataaaaagtGTAATCCTCTAAGTTGAGTTATATTAATATTGAACTTATGACAACAATGGGATTGATGGCCATGTTGATGCGGATGCAACTAGCCCTGATACAAGGTCAATCCAAGATAAGGTTGCTaacatcaatcaacaaaacttatgttattattttatattaaacaaaaagttACACATATACCAAAAGACTAAACATATAATTTTCtggtttaattaaatttattttacatctcACTCATCATAATTTTGGATTCTAGTGGTGTTGGTGATTGTGTTGGCAAGGATGGGAACTGTAGCAGTTAACCAAACCCTGCTTGGCTGCCCAAGCACTTGTGGAAGTGTTCCAATTCCAAATCCATTTGGAATAGGCAAATCATCTGAAACCGGTGACAACTGTTTCTTGGAGGGAGCATTGGAGCTCACTTGCGATGATGGCACCAATTAATATGGTCGAGGCAAGAATgacaaaattttgaatataaacCTCGATGGTAAAATGGACTTGCTTTTCAATATATCCCACATTTGCAAAAGCAGAAGTGGAAAGGGTTTAAGAAGGGGCCCAGCATTCACGCTCAAATGTCAGGCTTTTTCCATTTCCAGCGAGGACAACGAGTTCGTAACTGTAGGCTGCGACACTTATGGCCATCTCCACTCTTTTCTCAATGGTACGAAATCTTCAATAGGATGCTTGATGAGATGTGTCAGCAAGGAAAGTGTGCAAAGCATGCAAAGACAGGAAAACTGTACAGGGATAGGGTGTTGGAAGATCAATATACCTACTGGAATGAAGGATATTATGATACAAGCATTCAactatgacaatttcaattacTCCTCCGACTTCAACAACTGTAGCTCTTCCTTTGTTGTCAAAAAGGGCACCTACACTTTTAGTGGAAATTAATTGCACAAATATCAATTATAAAGTTGGAAAGTTGGAATGTATAATTAGTCAATtggatattaaattttaaaagttaaaaaccaggtgtgaaatcataatttttttcttcaaatattagagataaaaataattttgaacccCCAATTAAGGACCTAGGCCATTGCACTTACTAGCTATAGCCAAGCTCAGGGCCGACCCTCTTGTATGAATGGATTCTTACATTTATGAGTGTGGATTCTTACATTTATGAGTGTGTATTTGTAACCTACTAGCGAGATGCCCGTGCCGATGCACGGGCTCATACTCCAATTTTGGTTAACAACACAGGCTATCAACAAATTAtgtgtaattttataaaaacgcACGTTGTAGGTGTTTGATCCTTGAAATGCATGTAAAATATCCATGTTGTTAGCATGGCCAATGTGAAATAAGTGTaggtttaataaattaaaacagcagaagaaagacaaaacaaaaatgcTATACTTAAAAACTAATTTGCTAACAATTGTTTAGATCTATCTTCAGTCCCTGTTTTTTTCATCACGCGAGGAAAAAAGAAGGCACAAAGTGATGTTTTTTGGACACACCTTAGTAAAATAtaatcaacaataaaagcacTGAATATTGGAATGAACAAAGTAATACATATAAGCCAACAAAATAAGTTTATAACCATTAATTGTGCAGTAGAAAGTGAATGAATTGTTTGATACCCTAAGGTATTTGATTAACAacattaatcaaaatataaatgaaaataaaaaaaaaagtcagtgTCTGTAGGCATGGTCTTCAATTGGAGAGGTCCTCATCCCATATAACTTGTTTCCTAAATATGACCTCCCATACATGTTCGTCAAACCTGAAGAAGAACACCACTTCATCTCCggccattaaattatttttagagaGGTATTGGAACCATGGTTCTGCAACAGATGGCAAACCATTGTGCACGATGATCTACCATTGGTTACATATGCCATAGCCATGTTGAATAGGAATGTATTTTTTTgatccaaacaaaaaatttaaagctGCTGCTGGAAGAACCTGCATTGAAACCAAAATAGTGATTATACGACCATTTAAAGTGATCAATAGTCAATGTTATTTGAAAATGTTATTTGAACTAAGAGAAGATgggaacaaaaaaataaaaacataattgagTGGGTAACAAACTCCTACCAAAGGGTTGTTATGTTCCATCATCTCTTGCGTGACATCAGCTGTAAAGATGTGCCTTTTGGTTGTAACAACCGACCTTCGACGTGTCTGTCTATGGATAGGTCCCATGACATCAACGTCAAAAGAAGTATCTTTTGAGGCTGCAAAAAATCGGATAATGACACTGTCATTAATGTCGTGGGCTCTTCTAAATTCTTTCATCCCATCAGCAAAAAAGTATCGTGTGCCATATTTGCGCAGCCTAACAAAATGCTTGCTTCCATTGTAgtctaataaaacataagtttgGTAATATGGCCTCCATTGTCTGTGGTAAGTCAATGGAACTTCAATGATGTTCTGCAAGGAAACATGAAAACATTAGGCATTAGATATTCCTTTTATTTGGAATAAGAGAAATGGAAAAGTGGTTGGCATTGTGAATGTTGACCTTGTCAACACGAAATGTTGTTGTAAATCGTGTTCTTGCCATCCAATTTGATGGGCCCTGTAGCACAACATTGAATGTAAGTAGTTACAGaacaaaataagaaacataCACCCAAAAAATAGGCAATCGTCGAACATTGGACGTAGTCATATTTGTTGTGCAAAGAGGATGCCTGTAAGGTAgcttaaaaaaagatataaaatggGTTCTTagggtgaaaaaaataaaaggaaggtGAGAAATCAGTTTGGGGAGGATACCAAAAATGTTAGGGATACAAACATGAATATTGAAGTatgaaacaaaataatcaaataaggaTCCGACAAAAACATAAGCAAAATgcaagcaaataaaaaacaaaaagtgggataataaaaaaaatgaaggattttGTATTGGGCTAActcagaaaaccaaaaaaaggtattGAATGATGCAGATGCGGGATTAAGAggcaacacaaacaaaaataatggtTTATTACAACAAACCAATGACGAAGAATAGAAAAAGCAGTATATACAAAGGCACGACAAATGAtggtcaaaatgaaaacaaactaTAATCAACATATacataaatatacataaaaaacataacacGAATCATGGAAGGAAATGATGAAAATCGTCAAAATCGTCCATGTTAGGCATACAAACATATATAGATATAAGAAGCAACACACAAATATTAGGAAAAGACAAAAATGTTACACTCATAATTTCCAAAGACATGATAAACGTGATGAATATTGTAGTCGACAAAATTATAAACATGAACATGAATATGTAGTCTATAATCAACATATACATATAATAACCATAAAATGAAGGACGGAGAGGTAAAATAGACTAACACCATTGCAAGGATGTATGGTGAAACAAAACTGAACATTAaacatatacatataatataagaAGCAAAGAGGAAGGATGAAAAACTTAAATACATATAAGAAGGAAAAGAGGAAGGATGGAAAAGTTAAAGAACTTAACACATTAGAGGCGGTTGACGATTGTGTACTCATACTTTTAAGGGTTGTGTGATGTTGTTGGACAAATGAGATTCACAATGTGGATAATTGTTGGTTATGTTTTGATATACCTCagcttttgtaatttttattgaatggGGTTTAGTAAATACATAATGTACTTGTCGTAGCAGTTATTGCATATTGGAAACCGCTTTTAGTTACGTCTCttcaaataaatacataatGTACTTGTCATAGCAGTTATTACGTATTGATTGAATATTATGAATAACAATCTCCATTAAAAAGTTAGTTagtcatatttaattataccaatctccattaaaaattatttttttccaatttataCTTCTTCAGAACTTggtattagtaaaaaaataatcattaaaattataattttaattaaataaaagatattttaaaaataattgtattaaacaagataaaattaattaaaatttacttatatttaagacTAACCACAAAGCTGGTTTTTTTTCCTGGTTTTTTATTATTGGACTTCACCAAATTAAGAAATTacacttaattaaatttttaaaattcaccgGTTAGTCATTGGTGCAAATAGTATTAGACTTTGTACCCCTAAACAAAATCTTGATTTCAAGCCATTCTAATGGAAAATACATGGTTAGATGAGAGATCTCACAAAAGATACTCTGTTAGATTCTCTAACAGATATTAATCGATCATCAGCAAAACTCATCAACTGTGTGCACTAATGTCATGGTGAGTTCTCTGTTATTTTTATTCTGAATTTGCAGACATTGACGAATGTAAGACAACCAATCATACATGCATAAGCCAAAACAATTGTCTCAACACCAATGGATCCTACGAATGTTTCTGTCCAAAGGGGCGATCCGGAAATggaaaaaaggaagaagggTGCCACCAAAAAGATGTTACCAAGGTTGTCATAGGTAAGCAACAAAGCACAtacgattttttattttttattttcctcttgaacttttttatttgtttttcgtGTACTATCTATGCTGGTTTAGCATGTATGCTACTAATACCAGGATTTTGTTTAGATAAAATTTTCAATCACTACTTATAggtgaaaagaataaaataataaaatgaattgaatttctTTCATATAACATGAAATCAATTTTAGTACTTCAACTTGCATAGATGTTCTTTctattaatttcttcaaaagtTAAGGtgtgtaaattaattttggtttattgaagaaatttgatgtattttatttttattcttttttttttataaatctttATTGAAAAAGTTTATTCAAACATGACGTAGCTAGTGTATAGAATGATTCAAGAATTGTATTTGGCATGTTCTGAATGCAGGAGTAGCAGCAGGAATTGTTATTCTATGTGTAGGGACTACCTCATTGTACTTGATATACCAGAAAAGAAAACTCAACAAACTTAGACAGAAATACTTTCAACAGAATGGTGGTTCCATTTTGCTACAGAAACTCTCTACAAGAGAAAACTCTtcccaaattcaaattttcacacAACAAGAACTAAAGAAGGCCACTAACAACTTTGACGAGAGCTTAATCATTGGCAAAGGAGGTTTTGGTACAGTTTTCAAAGGGCATCTAGCGGATAACAGAATTGTTGCTATCAAGAAGTCCAAAATAGTTGATAAGAGCCAAAGTGAACAATTTGCTAACGAGGTGATTGTTCTATCCCAAATCAATCATAGAAATGTGGTCAAACTCTTGGGATGCTGTTTAGAGACAGAAGTTCCTTTACTTGTTTATGAATTTGTTAACAATGGTACCCTTTTCGATTTCATACACACCGAAAGAAAGGTAAATGATGCGACTTGGAAAACCCGTGTAAGGATAGCAGCCGAGGCGGCTGGAGCTCTATCATATCTACATTCAGAAGCATCAATACCCATTATCCACAGAGATGTAAAGTCTGCTAACATCCTGTTAGATGACACTTACACTGCCAAAGTGTCTGATTTTGGAGCTTCTAGATTTATTCCACTTGATCAAACTGAATTAGCTACAATCGTGCAAGGAACTATTGGTTACTTGGACCCAGAGTACATGCAAACAAGCCAACTAACTGAGAAAAGTGATGTATATAGCTTTGGGGCAGTGCTTGTAGAGATGTTAACAGGGGAGAAGCCTTATTCTTTTGGCAGGCCTGAGGAGAAAAGAAGTCTTGCTAACCACTTTCTATGTTGCTTAAAAGAGGATCGCCTGTTCGATGTTCTTCAAGTCGGCATtttgaatgaagaaaatgaaaaggagaTTAAGAAAGTTGCTATTCTTGCTGCGAAGTGCTTGAGAGTTAATGGGGAGGAAAGACCTAGTATGAAGGAAGTGGCGATGGAGTTGGAGATGCATCAGTGGATTAATACAGACCCAAATGTAAAGGAGACTGATTACTTGGTTCATGAGGCATCATCTAACATTTATGAGCCTGGTGATAGCAGCTGCCATCAAGAGTATGACAGCATTACGGATCAAATACCACCTGCTTTGGGTGATGGAAGATGATTATGCCATGGCAACATACattccattttatttcaaaGTTCTGTTACAATCTTCTGTAATCTTTATGAAAAATCCATTTAGTTGTTTCATGAGTGTGTATGTATTCAATGTATATATGTATCTAGAATTCTAGGTAATGAGTATGTATATGTATGCTAGTATGTGTGTATGTATGTCTGCATTAACTAATGGTTTAAGCTTCTTTTCAACAGTTTATGGTAATTCATCGCACAATTATTATTGTTTCATTGCTCAATTCTAAGTTCTATTGAGTTACATGCACGTCCcaatacacatatacacacatAAACATGTGTTAAACCCTGGTGTGATTCAGTCATATCTAGCGAAGCAGAAGCAATTATCattctcttcctctattgccatgtgattgtttttattaatttggaaAGTCAAAATAATTCCAAGAAATCCCAAGATGAATAATTGGTGGACTTCTTTCACCAGAAAAccagataaaataaaatgttataaaagGTCTCTACTCCTGGTTCCTGCATGCATGTAACCACGAAGCAGAGCTCAGAACACTTTCAATTTCTACTATTTCCAACTTAGCTGAAATAGTTGTAGCAGATCTTTGACAATATCCaatcatgaaaagaaaaaatgttactGATAATTAAATCCAGaattgattgtatttttgaGCGAGTGTTCATGCTAGTTTGGTGTAAGTTTGTGAAAGACAAATACTTAAGAGACTTCATGTGAAAAAAGAGCTAAAAATTATGCATTTTTGGAGTTATTCACGCACAACAGAGAAGACCACCATCGTGGTAGATTTTGTACGACCAAGGATTTAAAGCCAAGATGTACAAGATCATGGATATGGTCAAGGAACCACAGTCGTTGTTAATTTGCATGGCCAGTCTTTATTAGGATGTTATAAATAGTGGGTTGAAGGtagaatatgattatttttgctCCTTTTACCTTAGGGTTCTGAGAGAGGAAAATGTACTTTGAGATGCTTTTGGCTGCAAAGGGGCTTAGGAAACATCATTTGGGTAGGGTTGACTTTCGTAACATTTCTTCCCTTTTGCAATTTCTATGTTCCTATTTCAGTTATCTATAGCTAGTCTTATCATGACCATAAATGGTTAGTTCTCTTCGAGATTGTGATGTCATTGTATTTGTACCCCTTTTTCccaattttaatgaaattcctTGATGTTATCCAGAAAATTGAATTTCTTCTCTATCCTTAATTCCTTTTAGACTCGATCACTCTATATTTAGTTTATTGCTTAACAACAATTAATTGCATGTAATTGACTGAACTCATAAGTGATTGAATTTCCAGCAGATTAGATTCTTTTAATCAAACTCTGTGATTATCGTTTGCCCTAAATTAATTTACCTATGGCCAATTTAGAATTAAATTAGGGGAAACAATTTTGTTAACTACGACTAATTGTTAACTGTGAGGCAATTGAAATTATTTCGGTAATTGTATGGGAATTGGAATTGGAGGAAATGATACATGCAAGTCACAATCCTAGACTActtcataattattattttcagacCAATCTTTTTGCTTTGATTCTTATTTTCGTAAAAGAACAATTGAACAACAAACAACTCTCAATTTGATTAAATACTAGCAAATTGCTTAGtttttgcaaaattaattacttGAGAATATAACTAGTCATTTGGGTTTCATATATGGAATTTTAATCCGCTATTACTACTGTATAAGATAAGCTTACACTTGTTCAACTATATTTTACGGATCAGTTACTTGCACCAATATTGGAAGGGCATCAGTCAAACGAGTCAAAAGCACAGTAAGTGAACGATGAACGATGAACGATTACCTCACTTATTTCTGCAAATGACACACCCCTCCCCTCTAGTTTTCAAGTGAACATTTACCTCAATTATTTCTCCAAATGACACACTCAACCCTTAGTTGATAACAGTGTATACTTTTTTAACTCCAGCTTTGTAATCCTACTAactcaaaatatacacaatttctATATATGAAGACGATATTATCCTTACGTGCAATATGCCAATTGTGTAGTATTTAAATGCCAAATTTCCTCACCGTTCAAAATAAGACACCAGTTGTATCCATCCCTGAATACCTACTAGGCTACTACTGATTTTATACACAAAGGGCCATttgcaaaaaacaaaacaaaataacatattttgaaAACCTCAGTTTCCATGGTTTCATGCACCAGCAAATTGGATGTGCACAAACCATATGTCGTGAGTTATGACAGTATAAAATTTTTCAGCAAAGGCGTGTAAAACCAACTTGTGCAGTAACACTCAAACATTTTACGAAAAAGGCAACTTACTGAGACTGAATATTACAAAGCTAGTCTCCATATTAAACTAAGAAATGTGTTTATTTGGGAAATAAATTCAGTTATTCCTAATATCTCTCTCATAGTCTCATGTTTTAATAATTTGGTGATCCTTTCTTGGGACAGTGAAGGGgtgatttattttaatataacttaACAGAGTTAACATACAGGGGAGGTCtttgttttccaaaaactagAGGGGTGGTTTGTGCCATTTAAGCAAACC
Proteins encoded in this window:
- the LOC114383995 gene encoding putative wall-associated receptor kinase-like 16 translates to MDLLFNISHICKSRSGKGLRRGPAFTLKCQAFSISSEDNEFVTVGCDTYGHLHSFLNGTKSSIGCLMRCVSKESVQSMQRQENCTGIGCWKINIPTGMKDIMIQAFNYDNFNYSSDFNNFLCYFYSEFADIDECKTTNHTCISQNNCLNTNGSYECFCPKGRSGNGKKEEGCHQKDVTKVVIGVAAGIVILCVGTTSLYLIYQKRKLNKLRQKYFQQNGGSILLQKLSTRENSSQIQIFTQQELKKATNNFDESLIIGKGGFGTVFKGHLADNRIVAIKKSKIVDKSQSEQFANEVIVLSQINHRNVVKLLGCCLETEVPLLVYEFVNNGTLFDFIHTERKVNDATWKTRVRIAAEAAGALSYLHSEASIPIIHRDVKSANILLDDTYTAKVSDFGASRFIPLDQTELATIVQGTIGYLDPEYMQTSQLTEKSDVYSFGAVLVEMLTGEKPYSFGRPEEKRSLANHFLCCLKEDRLFDVLQVGILNEENEKEIKKVAILAAKCLRVNGEERPSMKEVAMELEMHQWINTDPNVKETDYLVHEASSNIYEPGDSSCHQEYDSITDQIPPALGDGR